The following proteins are encoded in a genomic region of Endomicrobiales bacterium:
- a CDS encoding HNH endonuclease gives MSDVLILNRNFYAIQITSWQRALSLLYIDHASVVDDDYKTYSFNDWKELSQMVGSTPSGFVTTPNFKIAIPDVIALKFYDKLPVSEVKFTRRNIYEHFGYKCCYCGNKFETNNLNLDHVTPKSKGGKTNWENIVTSCIPCNLKKSNHLPSEAGMKLLTIPSKPKWRGPMAIAFNSPIKIKISWQKFIDNAYWNTELENS, from the coding sequence ATGAGTGATGTTTTAATTTTAAACAGAAACTTTTATGCAATTCAAATAACCAGCTGGCAAAGAGCGCTTAGCCTGCTTTATATTGACCATGCCTCAGTGGTTGATGATGACTACAAAACCTATTCTTTCAACGACTGGAAAGAACTTTCACAAATGGTGGGTTCTACACCTTCGGGCTTTGTTACAACACCAAACTTTAAAATTGCCATACCGGATGTAATTGCATTAAAATTTTACGACAAACTCCCTGTTTCCGAGGTAAAATTTACCAGAAGAAACATTTACGAACACTTCGGATACAAATGCTGTTACTGCGGCAACAAATTTGAAACAAACAACTTAAATTTAGACCATGTTACCCCAAAAAGCAAGGGCGGTAAAACCAACTGGGAAAACATTGTAACCTCTTGTATACCCTGCAACCTAAAAAAAAGCAACCACTTGCCAAGCGAAGCAGGAATGAAACTTCTAACTATCCCATCAAAACCAAAGTGGCGCGGGCCAATGGCTATTGCATTTAACTCACCAATAAAAATAAAAATATCTTGGCAAAAATTTATAGATAACGCTTACTGGAATACAGAGTTAGAAAACAGTTAA
- a CDS encoding carboxypeptidase-like regulatory domain-containing protein, which produces MENFMTKKIKMWAVLSFFFVFCFFVASANAASFKNYIVDGSSVDWSSDELLGTENYSGITTSIYTTWSSTAIYFGLQDTPSCLHDYFIYISTSNSGGTNSSLDWNTSSSYHTLPFNAHYAFVYDSDTLKGLYKYDAATHAWVLASWSGSLISSSSTFGNIHELSIPMADLAITSATSIKVMVFTQDDVSNNVQNCFPEQNLSSRNPATFTKFFDFGTLSSGKTANTIPVDWRIYGLTADLDQGTHSGNLTAGFTPNNDNNQDNIYFDFLSAVDGSYVFTIDTNLDGVFDQNDYVVNSNIWADSYASPRVQWDGSKQNTGTPDPGQMMISKNIVDNNTTYYAQIKVTDSYGNTTTEQGSLGAWAVSGFATGKVIANGLPCAGAVVSVGKQWSESYYSGWDRYGVCDASGNFKVFGINADNSTYMLMAVSSPYASAYSAAKQIGNIYGVDFGTITLTKGVKIHGTVTNFYTGAPIADATITSYLETMSNSPTIWEQTNTDASGNYVDQVSSGSESITVSKDGFGNITANRTLLPGTTTQIDFVLAYGGSIYGQILSGTMPVANCSVSLYNSLNDLHDGSSSNSTQANSEGYYTFSNLAAGSYIVMANPSGVDSSLGFAYHTDIDVFENQTTNFSVNPDVNINLPPAVAIEGTVSDTGGPLGNINVYLMWSDTQREVSQYSVITDTGGYYYIGGVSTGTGMELHVSDKNDGHISQTSDLSFITHPGTNTKNFLLTLPLGGISGNIINNTTHSGPFMIFALPAGSPAPKSNPDFVSMATSTGHYGINVATGLVYGIGIFNEAEQQVIARTIGVAEGTLNADIIISTGVSVSGDVKNAASSSTISDASIEIISGAYLIGFSNSDSGGNFQVKYLPVSSTFSARVNVTGFNTWTGILSTASLNHIYLTPDPSLDTQKPVISFISPAINGLIGNINPTILATLSDGDGTGINVASTTISLDASPVTPSFNPSNGELSYDCSGLSEGSHTVYLSVRDKATIPNISNISWTFRVDTSTPVISFNCYDLDGNHDKHLNANPGSLEPSLQSDFSANENGNYSLYFDMNDNGVFDDGVDYFPASASSSVPYNLAYTTGTLGSSQWMNGSLYDKNGSWYGQISEGVHTLIFEFTDGLHIVKSTAAITVDRTNPTLQITHPAGSERLIFRNGFFDVDYSLSEDCYTIPVATTMFSASGSNFPLLGDQLITGENSVSLNGSPLNILTDNTSLNLTLSGYDLAGNYNSTEINTNCLVAPSTPTYFVAVASSTPRTAIVSWGTG; this is translated from the coding sequence ATGGAAAATTTTATGACAAAAAAAATTAAAATGTGGGCTGTTCTGTCGTTCTTTTTCGTGTTTTGTTTTTTTGTCGCAAGTGCCAATGCGGCGTCGTTTAAGAATTATATTGTTGATGGCAGTTCAGTGGATTGGAGTAGTGATGAGCTACTTGGAACTGAGAATTACTCAGGCATAACAACATCTATTTATACCACATGGAGTTCTACTGCAATTTACTTTGGTCTGCAAGATACTCCAAGTTGTTTACATGACTACTTTATTTATATTAGCACATCAAATTCGGGTGGTACTAACTCGTCGCTTGATTGGAACACAAGCAGTTCATATCACACACTTCCGTTTAACGCGCATTATGCTTTTGTTTATGATTCCGATACTCTAAAAGGCCTTTACAAATATGATGCTGCTACGCACGCTTGGGTTTTGGCATCTTGGAGCGGGTCGCTAATTTCTTCTTCCTCAACTTTTGGAAATATTCATGAGCTTTCAATTCCTATGGCTGACCTTGCTATAACTTCTGCTACAAGCATAAAAGTTATGGTGTTTACACAAGATGATGTTTCAAATAATGTGCAGAATTGTTTTCCTGAACAGAATCTTTCCAGCCGCAATCCCGCAACTTTTACAAAATTCTTTGATTTTGGAACACTTTCTTCTGGTAAAACCGCAAACACAATACCTGTGGATTGGCGAATTTATGGTTTAACTGCTGATTTAGACCAGGGTACACACTCCGGTAATTTAACCGCTGGCTTTACCCCAAATAACGATAATAATCAAGACAACATATACTTTGATTTTCTTTCGGCAGTAGATGGTAGCTATGTTTTCACAATAGATACAAATTTAGATGGGGTTTTTGACCAAAATGACTATGTAGTAAATAGTAATATTTGGGCAGATTCATACGCAAGCCCGCGTGTGCAATGGGATGGCAGTAAACAAAACACAGGCACCCCAGATCCAGGCCAGATGATGATATCAAAGAACATAGTAGATAACAACACGACCTATTACGCTCAGATAAAAGTGACAGATAGCTATGGTAATACCACAACTGAGCAAGGAAGTTTGGGCGCTTGGGCGGTTTCGGGTTTTGCAACTGGTAAAGTTATTGCCAATGGCTTGCCTTGCGCAGGAGCGGTTGTGAGTGTTGGCAAGCAGTGGTCGGAGAGTTATTATTCTGGTTGGGACCGCTATGGTGTTTGCGATGCAAGCGGTAACTTTAAAGTGTTTGGCATAAATGCGGATAACTCTACATATATGTTAATGGCAGTTTCAAGCCCTTATGCAAGCGCTTATAGTGCAGCAAAGCAAATTGGAAATATTTACGGGGTAGATTTTGGCACTATTACTCTAACAAAGGGTGTAAAAATACATGGAACAGTAACAAATTTTTACACCGGCGCGCCAATTGCAGACGCAACAATAACTTCATACTTAGAAACGATGAGCAACAGTCCAACTATTTGGGAGCAAACTAATACAGATGCTTCCGGAAATTATGTGGACCAGGTAAGCTCGGGCAGTGAAAGTATTACAGTTTCTAAAGATGGTTTTGGCAATATAACTGCTAATAGAACGCTTTTGCCAGGCACCACAACGCAGATTGATTTTGTGCTTGCATATGGTGGCTCAATATACGGTCAGATACTTTCTGGAACAATGCCTGTTGCAAATTGCAGCGTTTCACTTTACAACTCACTTAACGATTTGCATGATGGCAGCAGTTCAAACAGTACTCAAGCAAACTCAGAAGGTTATTACACATTTTCTAACCTTGCCGCCGGCTCTTATATTGTTATGGCAAACCCTTCAGGTGTTGACTCATCTCTTGGTTTTGCATATCACACAGATATAGATGTTTTTGAAAATCAAACAACAAACTTTTCCGTAAACCCAGATGTTAACATTAACCTACCTCCAGCTGTTGCTATTGAAGGTACTGTGTCAGATACCGGTGGCCCTTTGGGTAACATTAATGTTTATCTTATGTGGTCAGATACGCAAAGAGAGGTATCACAATATAGCGTAATAACCGATACTGGTGGTTACTATTATATTGGTGGTGTTTCAACTGGCACAGGGATGGAACTTCATGTTTCAGATAAGAATGATGGTCATATCTCTCAAACTTCTGACCTTTCATTTATAACTCACCCGGGTACAAACACCAAAAATTTTCTTTTAACTTTGCCCTTAGGTGGTATTTCTGGCAATATTATCAATAATACAACGCATAGCGGGCCGTTTATGATATTTGCCTTACCTGCGGGTTCGCCTGCACCAAAAAGTAACCCTGATTTTGTTTCTATGGCTACTTCTACAGGCCATTATGGTATAAATGTTGCTACCGGGTTAGTTTATGGTATTGGTATTTTCAACGAAGCAGAACAGCAGGTAATCGCGCGAACAATTGGTGTAGCTGAAGGCACACTTAACGCTGATATAATAATCAGTACCGGAGTTAGCGTTTCTGGAGATGTTAAAAATGCGGCTTCAAGCTCTACTATAAGTGATGCGTCTATTGAAATTATATCTGGAGCTTATCTAATTGGTTTTAGCAATAGCGATTCTGGAGGAAATTTTCAGGTAAAGTACTTGCCAGTTAGTTCCACATTTTCTGCAAGAGTTAATGTGACAGGTTTTAATACTTGGACTGGAATTCTTTCAACGGCATCGCTAAACCACATATATTTAACCCCAGACCCGTCCCTTGACACACAAAAACCTGTAATAAGTTTTATTTCGCCGGCAATAAACGGTCTTATAGGCAATATCAATCCAACTATACTTGCAACCCTATCCGATGGTGATGGAACCGGTATTAATGTCGCTTCAACAACTATAAGTTTAGACGCTTCGCCGGTAACCCCAAGCTTTAACCCTTCAAATGGCGAGCTTTCTTACGACTGCTCTGGCCTTAGCGAGGGAAGCCACACTGTTTACCTAAGTGTTCGCGATAAAGCCACAATACCAAATATCTCAAATATAAGTTGGACATTTAGGGTTGATACATCTACACCAGTTATTTCATTTAATTGTTATGATTTAGACGGCAATCATGATAAACACTTAAACGCTAACCCCGGTTCACTTGAGCCCAGTTTACAGTCTGATTTTAGTGCCAACGAAAATGGTAATTACTCGCTTTATTTTGATATGAACGACAATGGTGTGTTTGATGATGGGGTTGATTACTTCCCTGCTTCAGCCTCCTCAAGTGTACCTTACAACCTTGCATACACAACTGGTACTTTAGGAAGTTCGCAATGGATGAACGGTTCCCTCTATGATAAAAACGGGAGTTGGTATGGGCAAATTTCAGAAGGTGTGCATACTTTGATTTTTGAATTTACTGATGGGCTCCATATCGTAAAAAGCACAGCCGCAATTACAGTTGACCGCACAAATCCGACTCTTCAAATTACACACCCAGCTGGCAGTGAGCGATTAATTTTTAGAAATGGTTTTTTTGATGTTGATTACTCACTTAGCGAAGATTGTTACACAATTCCTGTAGCTACAACAATGTTTTCTGCAAGTGGGTCAAACTTTCCATTGTTGGGTGACCAGTTAATAACGGGAGAGAATAGTGTTTCACTTAATGGTTCACCACTTAATATTTTAACTGACAACACCTCTTTGAATTTAACCCTTAGCGGCTATGATTTGGCAGGAAATTACAATTCCACAGAAATTAATACTAATTGCCTTGTCGCACCTTCAACCCCGACTTATTTTGTGGCTGTTGCAAGCTCAACTCCTCGTACCGCAATTGTGTCCTGGGGCACCGGGTGA
- a CDS encoding sulfide/dihydroorotate dehydrogenase-like FAD/NAD-binding protein, with amino-acid sequence MNEILSKQTLSVNVKRMEVSAPEIAKATKSGQFIVLRVNALGERIPLTIAGINKEKGTITIVFQEIGKTTKLLGTLNVGDCIKDLLGPLGHPTEPQTGKHIVAIGGGVGVAEILPVARFYKGLSNTVTGIIGARSKDLIIFEDEVAHTCDNFFITTDDGSYKRKGFVSDVLKELIAGPNKIDIVYAIGPVPMMKFICDITKPHNIKTIVSLNPIMLDGTGMCGVCRCTVEGKTKFACVDGPEFDGHLVNWAEFSTRLSTFKSEEKISNDSFMGQR; translated from the coding sequence ATGAACGAAATACTTTCAAAACAAACACTCTCCGTAAATGTAAAACGCATGGAAGTTTCGGCGCCTGAAATTGCCAAAGCGACAAAATCTGGCCAGTTTATTGTCTTAAGGGTCAACGCCTTGGGTGAAAGAATTCCCCTGACCATTGCCGGAATAAATAAAGAAAAGGGCACAATAACTATTGTATTTCAAGAAATTGGCAAAACCACAAAATTGCTTGGAACGCTCAATGTAGGCGACTGTATTAAAGACCTGCTTGGCCCGCTTGGGCACCCGACAGAGCCACAAACCGGCAAACATATAGTTGCCATTGGCGGCGGAGTCGGCGTAGCCGAAATTTTACCTGTGGCTCGCTTTTACAAAGGATTATCAAACACCGTTACCGGCATAATAGGCGCCCGCTCAAAAGATCTAATAATTTTTGAAGATGAAGTGGCGCACACCTGCGATAATTTTTTTATAACCACCGATGATGGCTCTTACAAAAGAAAAGGTTTTGTTTCCGATGTTTTAAAAGAGTTAATTGCAGGCCCCAATAAAATTGATATTGTTTACGCCATTGGCCCTGTGCCAATGATGAAATTTATTTGCGATATAACAAAACCCCATAACATTAAAACCATTGTTTCACTAAACCCAATTATGCTTGATGGCACCGGAATGTGCGGTGTATGCCGCTGCACGGTTGAAGGCAAAACAAAGTTTGCCTGTGTTGACGGGCCGGAGTTTGATGGGCACCTTGTAAACTGGGCAGAGTTTTCCACACGGCTTAGCACTTTCAAATCAGAAGAAAAAATTTCAAATGATTCCTTTATGGGGCAAAGATGA
- the gltA gene encoding NADPH-dependent glutamate synthase, producing MIERIHMPERPASERKNDFLEVNKGYTKEQAAIEASRCLQCKNPLCVSGCPVEINIPGFIKALAQNNPQQAIKVLKDKNNLPGVCGRVCPQEEQCELKCILGKKGKSVAIGNLERYTADWAMENSITQNDTIKNNGKKVAVIGSGPAGLTCAGDLAKEGFLVTVFESLHLAGGVLRYGIPQFRLPPKVLNTEITNLEKSGVKIELNCLVGRTIPLMELFSQGFDAIFVGTGAGLPKFFNISGENLNHIYSANEFLVRVNLMNAFSFPKYDTPIYSGKTVAVFGGGNTAMDSARTALRLGAQKVYLIYRRSQDEMPARAEEAKHAKEEGVIFTMLTNPVKFIGDEAGKVSAVECVKMELTEPDASGRRKPRTIEGSNFQIEIDMAVIAIGLGPNPLLPSQTANLKTDKYGHLIIDENAMTSIPGVFAGGDIVGGETVIQAMGMGKKAARSIISYLNNHS from the coding sequence ATGATAGAACGCATACATATGCCAGAGCGTCCGGCAAGCGAACGCAAAAATGATTTTTTAGAAGTAAACAAAGGATATACAAAAGAACAAGCCGCTATTGAAGCAAGCAGGTGCCTACAATGCAAAAATCCACTGTGCGTTAGCGGATGTCCGGTAGAGATAAATATACCCGGTTTTATTAAGGCACTTGCACAAAATAACCCACAACAAGCAATAAAAGTTCTTAAAGACAAAAACAACCTTCCAGGTGTCTGCGGCAGGGTTTGCCCGCAGGAAGAACAGTGCGAACTTAAATGTATTCTCGGAAAAAAAGGCAAAAGTGTTGCCATAGGAAACCTTGAACGCTACACCGCAGATTGGGCAATGGAAAATTCCATAACACAAAATGATACTATAAAAAACAATGGCAAAAAAGTTGCAGTAATTGGCTCTGGTCCTGCCGGGCTCACCTGCGCGGGCGACTTGGCAAAAGAAGGTTTTTTGGTAACTGTTTTTGAATCACTGCACCTTGCAGGCGGTGTTTTGCGCTATGGCATACCTCAGTTTCGCCTGCCTCCAAAAGTATTAAACACAGAGATAACAAACCTTGAAAAATCGGGCGTAAAAATAGAGCTAAACTGCCTTGTTGGCAGAACAATCCCTTTAATGGAACTTTTCTCTCAGGGTTTTGATGCTATATTTGTCGGCACCGGCGCAGGACTTCCAAAATTCTTTAATATATCAGGTGAAAACCTAAACCACATATATTCCGCAAATGAATTTTTAGTGCGTGTAAATTTAATGAATGCCTTTAGTTTTCCAAAATACGACACACCAATTTACTCTGGTAAAACCGTGGCTGTTTTCGGCGGCGGCAATACCGCTATGGACAGCGCCCGCACAGCACTGCGCCTTGGTGCCCAAAAAGTTTACCTAATTTACAGACGCTCACAAGATGAAATGCCCGCAAGAGCAGAAGAGGCAAAACACGCCAAAGAAGAAGGCGTTATTTTTACAATGCTTACTAACCCTGTTAAATTTATTGGCGATGAAGCAGGAAAAGTTAGCGCGGTTGAATGCGTAAAAATGGAGCTTACCGAGCCAGACGCATCGGGCAGAAGAAAGCCAAGAACAATAGAGGGCTCTAACTTTCAAATTGAAATAGATATGGCGGTAATTGCCATTGGGCTTGGGCCAAACCCCCTGCTTCCCTCCCAGACAGCAAACCTAAAAACAGATAAGTATGGACACTTAATAATTGATGAAAATGCTATGACAAGCATTCCAGGTGTTTTTGCCGGAGGCGATATTGTAGGTGGTGAAACGGTAATACAAGCAATGGGAATGGGTAAAAAAGCGGCAAGGTCAATAATAAGTTACCTAAACAATCATAGCTGA
- a CDS encoding TrpB-like pyridoxal phosphate-dependent enzyme — MEDIKITLPEKEMPTHWYNIQADLANPLPPAIHPGTKKPIGPQDLAPLFPMEIIKQEVSTERWIEIPDQVREIYRLWRPAPLFRAHRLEKFLDTPAKIYYKYEGVSPAGSHKPNTAIAQAYYNMKEGVKRITTETGAGQWGSALALACDLFGIKCTVYMVKVSFDQKPYRKYMMHMWGAEVFSSPTTRTEAGRAILEKYPNSNGSLGIAISEAIEDAVKSGSKYSLGSVLNHVLMHQTIIGLETKKQMEMAGDYPDIIIGCLGGGSNFAGISFPFLMDKLQGKKKKLRAIAVEPAACPKLTKGPYAYDFGDTAGMTPLLKMYTLGHTFMPAGIHAGGLRYHGASPLVSILKHENIIEAVAYNQNPVFEAAIKFSKCEGIIPAPESAHAVKAAMDEALKAKESGEKKVILFNLSGHGHFDLASYESYLNGELVDFEYPSEKVTEALKQLPKIS; from the coding sequence ATGGAAGACATCAAAATTACACTGCCAGAAAAAGAAATGCCAACACATTGGTATAACATTCAGGCCGACTTAGCAAACCCATTGCCTCCTGCAATTCACCCTGGCACAAAAAAACCAATTGGCCCGCAAGACCTTGCTCCGCTTTTTCCAATGGAAATTATAAAACAAGAAGTAAGCACTGAGCGCTGGATAGAAATACCAGATCAGGTACGCGAAATATACCGTCTTTGGAGGCCTGCACCGCTTTTTAGAGCGCATCGCCTTGAAAAATTTTTAGATACCCCCGCAAAAATCTACTACAAATATGAAGGTGTAAGCCCTGCCGGAAGCCACAAACCAAACACAGCTATCGCACAGGCCTACTACAATATGAAAGAAGGCGTAAAACGCATAACTACAGAAACCGGTGCTGGCCAATGGGGCTCAGCGCTTGCACTTGCCTGTGACCTATTTGGCATAAAGTGCACGGTATATATGGTAAAGGTCTCATTTGACCAAAAACCATACCGCAAATATATGATGCATATGTGGGGTGCCGAAGTATTTTCAAGCCCAACAACAAGAACAGAGGCCGGCCGTGCCATATTAGAAAAATACCCAAACTCAAATGGCTCGCTGGGTATAGCAATTTCTGAAGCAATTGAAGATGCTGTTAAAAGCGGTTCAAAGTACTCCCTTGGCAGTGTGCTAAACCATGTACTTATGCACCAAACAATAATCGGCCTTGAAACAAAAAAACAAATGGAAATGGCTGGCGATTACCCCGACATTATTATCGGCTGCCTTGGTGGCGGCTCAAATTTTGCGGGTATTTCATTCCCATTTTTAATGGACAAACTACAAGGTAAAAAGAAAAAACTACGCGCAATAGCCGTTGAACCAGCGGCCTGCCCAAAACTAACAAAAGGGCCTTATGCGTACGACTTTGGCGACACAGCAGGAATGACCCCACTTTTAAAAATGTACACACTTGGGCATACTTTTATGCCAGCCGGCATACATGCGGGCGGACTGCGCTACCATGGAGCATCGCCGTTAGTATCAATACTCAAACATGAAAACATAATTGAGGCAGTTGCTTACAATCAAAACCCTGTATTTGAAGCCGCGATAAAGTTTTCAAAGTGCGAAGGCATAATACCGGCACCCGAGTCGGCTCACGCTGTTAAAGCCGCTATGGATGAAGCATTAAAGGCAAAAGAAAGCGGAGAGAAAAAGGTAATTTTGTTTAACCTTTCAGGCCACGGGCACTTTGACCTTGCCTCTTACGAATCATATTTAAACGGCGAGTTGGTTGATTTTGAATATCCATCGGAAAAAGTAACCGAAGCCCTTAAACAACTGCCAAAGATAAGCTAA
- a CDS encoding metal ABC transporter permease, giving the protein MLSYVNHIIGLLPFSWAHYDFMRNAIVALFALAPIFSLLGTAVVGNRLVFFSDVVGHSALSGVALGVLFGIFDMNIAVVGFACVVALLSIFIKKFTGASYDTVLGVIFAAVVGLGVFLLSIGGGFAKYTAYLTGDLLAVSAGQILWLYILLCCVLVYWVLFSNRLTLVGVSPPLARSRGVNVNAVEIIFMLVLAVSVASAVKFLGVLLASSLLVLPAASARNICRNFKSYTVVALAIGLFSSMCGLVLSFYFGSSASAAIVLVGVACYAICAVIGFIRKNF; this is encoded by the coding sequence ATGTTAAGTTATGTTAATCATATTATAGGGTTACTCCCATTTAGCTGGGCTCATTACGATTTTATGCGCAACGCGATAGTTGCGCTTTTCGCGCTTGCGCCAATTTTTTCTTTGCTTGGTACGGCTGTTGTGGGAAACCGGCTTGTGTTTTTTTCGGATGTGGTTGGACATAGCGCTCTTTCCGGAGTGGCGCTTGGAGTTTTATTTGGTATTTTTGATATGAATATTGCGGTTGTGGGTTTTGCCTGTGTTGTTGCGTTGCTTTCAATTTTTATAAAAAAATTCACGGGCGCTTCTTACGACACAGTTTTGGGAGTTATATTCGCGGCGGTTGTAGGTTTGGGTGTTTTTTTACTTAGTATCGGCGGCGGGTTTGCGAAGTACACAGCTTATTTGACAGGCGATTTATTGGCCGTTTCTGCCGGTCAGATTTTGTGGTTGTATATTTTGCTTTGTTGTGTGCTTGTTTACTGGGTTTTATTTTCAAACCGGCTTACTTTAGTTGGCGTAAGCCCGCCTTTGGCGCGTTCGCGAGGAGTAAATGTAAATGCGGTTGAAATTATTTTTATGCTTGTGCTTGCGGTGTCGGTAGCATCAGCGGTGAAGTTTTTAGGTGTGCTTTTGGCAAGTTCCCTTTTGGTTTTACCAGCGGCAAGTGCGAGAAATATTTGTAGAAATTTTAAAAGTTACACGGTCGTGGCATTAGCAATTGGGTTGTTTTCTTCTATGTGCGGTTTGGTGCTTTCTTTTTACTTTGGAAGTTCGGCTAGTGCCGCAATTGTGCTTGTTGGAGTGGCTTGTTACGCCATTTGTGCTGTGATTGGGTTTATTAGGAAGAACTTTTAA
- a CDS encoding metal ABC transporter substrate-binding protein: protein MFNSSKFKQLFLLSFLVLLPINIFSKEQPTIKAIASFYPIRIILLNVTNGVSGISVDSLAPNYSGCLHDYSLNTKDMQKLQNADLFIANGAGMENFIEKVAKTNPNLKIAKLSDGIKLIEDSYGIENSHTWVSVSNAILMTENLSQFLSNVDPKNSLLYKKNADLYKEKLGKLLTEMKQQLNQYKGRKIITFHEAFPYFASEFGLEIADVIEREPASKPSAKELVETINTVNKNKIKVLFAEPQYPADAANIIAKETGAKVYILDPVVSGELKPDAYIEIMRGNLKTLKESLSK from the coding sequence ATGTTTAATAGTTCTAAATTTAAACAATTATTTCTGTTATCATTTCTTGTTCTTTTACCTATAAATATTTTCTCCAAAGAACAGCCAACAATAAAAGCAATTGCATCATTTTACCCTATACGCATAATTCTATTGAATGTAACCAATGGTGTTTCTGGTATTTCGGTTGATAGCCTTGCTCCAAATTACTCAGGTTGCTTACACGACTACTCGCTTAACACAAAAGATATGCAAAAGTTGCAAAATGCCGACTTGTTTATTGCAAATGGCGCAGGGATGGAAAACTTTATTGAAAAGGTTGCAAAAACAAATCCGAATTTGAAAATTGCAAAGTTGTCTGACGGTATCAAACTTATTGAAGACAGCTACGGGATTGAAAATTCGCATACATGGGTGAGTGTTTCAAATGCAATTTTAATGACAGAAAACCTCTCGCAATTCTTATCAAATGTTGACCCGAAGAATTCTTTGCTGTATAAAAAAAACGCGGATTTATATAAAGAAAAACTTGGCAAGTTGCTTACAGAAATGAAGCAACAGTTAAACCAGTATAAAGGTAGAAAAATTATAACTTTTCATGAGGCGTTTCCTTATTTTGCCAGTGAGTTTGGCTTAGAGATAGCCGATGTTATTGAGCGCGAACCAGCATCAAAACCATCGGCCAAAGAGTTGGTTGAAACAATAAACACTGTCAATAAAAATAAAATAAAAGTGCTTTTTGCCGAGCCGCAGTATCCTGCAGATGCGGCAAACATAATTGCCAAAGAAACTGGTGCCAAAGTTTACATTCTTGACCCTGTAGTATCGGGCGAGCTGAAACCAGACGCCTACATTGAGATAATGCGGGGGAATTTAAAAACCTTAAAGGAATCGCTTTCAAAATAA
- a CDS encoding metal ABC transporter ATP-binding protein yields the protein MNEKTSCSHCCTKIEKLTVKFGDVYALENVDLHINCGQLLALVGPNGAGKTTLLRALLGEVAYSGTISYKVKGTLGEKPKIGYVPQKLHIEPDSPLSVLDLMACACAKRPAWSGFEQNWKKTALSVLELVGAKELANKKLALLSGGELQKVLLATAINPVPEIMLLDEPVSAVDASGHSLFYKIVDELRRKFDLSVVMVTHDLDCVAPHADAMVFLNRTVISHGTPKEVLENQNVQRMLKHGF from the coding sequence ATGAACGAAAAAACGAGTTGTTCTCACTGTTGCACTAAAATAGAAAAACTAACCGTTAAGTTTGGGGATGTTTACGCGCTTGAAAATGTTGACCTGCATATAAATTGTGGTCAGTTGCTTGCGCTTGTTGGCCCAAACGGAGCAGGAAAGACAACTTTGCTTAGGGCATTGCTTGGCGAGGTAGCTTACAGCGGTACAATCTCATATAAGGTTAAAGGTACTCTTGGGGAAAAACCAAAAATTGGGTATGTACCACAAAAATTGCATATAGAACCCGATTCACCCTTAAGTGTTTTGGATTTGATGGCCTGTGCCTGTGCAAAAAGGCCGGCATGGAGTGGTTTTGAACAAAATTGGAAAAAAACCGCTTTATCTGTGCTTGAACTTGTTGGCGCAAAAGAGCTTGCCAACAAAAAGCTTGCATTGCTTTCGGGTGGAGAACTTCAAAAAGTTTTACTTGCAACTGCTATAAATCCGGTACCTGAAATTATGCTGTTAGATGAGCCGGTTTCTGCGGTTGATGCCTCAGGACATTCGCTGTTTTATAAAATAGTAGATGAGTTAAGAAGGAAATTTGATTTATCGGTTGTTATGGTTACCCATGACCTTGACTGTGTTGCGCCGCATGCAGATGCTATGGTTTTTTTAAACCGCACTGTTATTTCTCATGGGACTCCAAAAGAAGTTCTTGAAAACCAGAATGTTCAAAGAATGCTTAAACATGGGTTTTAA